ATTGCCGTGTGGCATCTATTATAAAATACTGGAGACCGGTGAAGGTACGGTTTCTCCGGGTGCACGGAGCATTGTTACCGTGCATTACAAAGGAAGTCTGATTGACGGTCGGGAGTTTGATAATTCTTATGAACGCAGTTGTCCCGATGCTTTACGTCTCAGTGACGTAATAGAAGGCTGGCAGGTGGCGCTTCAGAAAATGCACGTTGGGGATAAATGGATAATTTATATCCCTTATACAATGGGATACGGCAATAAATCAGTTGATTCTATTCCTGCTTACTCAACATTGGTGTTTGAGGTAGAACTGTTGGGAGTTGCTTAGAAACAAGAAAGTAACCCTTCAGATTGCTTTCTCTCTCTCTTGGTAAACAGCCACTTGGAATAAAGTGGACAAACAGGTAAGATAATAATATTAGCTTTTCATTTTTATACTAAATTAAATATTAAAACGCGGAAATACGGATATAAAAGTTCCTTACCAGAACAAATCCGTATCTCCGTGTACCCATGTTTAATAATAATTATTTATGAAGTTTGATGTTTCGGACATCTCCTTCTTTAAAATCAAAATGCTTCAGTTTCATACCTTTCCGGCTACCTACCGTAAGCGACTTCAACGAGAGGGTACCATTAATCACTTCTATGGTAACATCATCTTCTGTTACTTGAACCGTACCCCATGAATAGCCGTTGCTCCAGAAATAGTTGCCTGGACGGTCTGTTATCTTCATGCTTTTATCAACACCCGAATATTGGAACTCGCTCAAAGCTATGATAGCAGACCAGCTTGCCATGGAGCGAGCGTAATGGTGTCCGCATTCCGATTCACTGAAAGGATTACGTTTTGCACCATCATGACGGCGCCGGATGGCATTGATACAAGTAAGAGCATCTTCTTCCATGCCTTCATAAAGCATTCCAACGGCAGCACAATATTCAAATCCTGTCATGACTTCGGAAAAGTATGGGAATGGAACTTCCAGACGTCCTTTCGGCCAAGAAGCCATAAGTAAACCTGCTTCATCGCCCATTACGTAAGAACGCATATTGTTAAAATGACGGCTGAAGTCTTCCACGAAGTTATATTTCATGATACTCTTCATTGTTGTTTGTATATTCTTCTTATCACCCAGATAACCTAATCCGCACAAGTGAGCCATATATTGTCCAACAAGCTGGTCGACAAGACAACCTTGTCCTAACTGGAATCCCGGAATCTTAACATCAGGGTCGTTCATGTCAAGAAATTCAAATGTCTTCGGATCTGTAATCTTATGTTCATAGTACTCTCCGTTGAACAGATTTTCGTCCATCCATTCGCTTCCTTTCTCAAACAGTGTACGGCATTTCTTCGCAAAGTTTTTATCTTTCATTGCTATTGACATCTTTTCGGCAGCCTTTAAAGCTCCCATATACCAAAAGCCCATTTGAGGATTAGGTCCAAAGTAGTTTACATCCATGGTATTATGTTGCGAACCTTCCATTACTCCATCCTGATTACCATCCCAGCCTTTTTCTATCCAAGCGTATGAAAGGACTTTCTTCACCTGTTCCCAGTTATTTTTCAGAAAATCATTATCTCCGGAGAGTTGCCATTCGCGATATATTTTCATTATACATCCCATTTGCCCGTCTGCAGCCGGATTGTTCCCTTTGCTTGCTTCAGAAAGTGGGAGAGATGCCCTGAAATTCATCAAACCGTTTTCCTTTGTGGCATAGTTGAACTCTACGTCACGCATGGTTTTTGCCAGTTCCCCGAAAAGATAAGGAGTGGCAGTTTCGTAGTTCCATACATGGGTACAAGAACCTTCACACGAACCGAAACGGTCCATCACACCTTCCCATCCCATCATGTGACCGCTTGGCAAACGAAATACTGTTTGAGAGCGCAATGTAGCTAGATTGAACAAAGCCGCCTCTTTCACCACCTCCGGATAAGAAGTGCCGAGCAGTGCATTAATGAAAGACAATGTCTTATTTTCTAATTCGGGTATTTGTGGGATGATAGTTTCCGCTGCTTTCCAAGCATCAGGATATTGATTGCTATAATAGTTGCCTACTACAACAGAAGACCAAGCTTTCCTGTTCGGGAAACTCCATGTGATATAAAATGTAAATGTTTCAGTACTTTGTGGAGCTATTGTCTTATTTACAGACAATGAAGCCATAGGATCTTCATCTTCCTGCTTACTTCGTTCGGTCAGCATACCATCCGCACTAAAATCATCCCAAAAGTTGAGAATGCTATTGTTCCAGTTATCGGCTTTTGACGAAGTACGGTAAGTCACGCCATTAACTGCCTGAGTGGTAAGCGCAACAGTTCCCCATGCCGAATCATCCTTATCTACACCATCCGAATAAAGGTATATTCCTTTTATATTGTTGCTTTCAACATACTTGTTCTTGTTGTTCTTTGCTCCTGTAGGAATGTAATCACCTTTCCAGTCTGTACGGAATTTACTTCCGTCCTTACCTATAAAGTTGCGTATCGAACCACAGATTGATACATTCATCGGTTGGTCGGTAGTGTTTGTAACTTCATACGAGAGTACGGCCACAGGCAATCCGCTGGCATCGGCATCGCCAGGAATAAACGGGTTAAAACCCTTTACCTTGACTTTTACAGGCAGATTGCTGTCCGATAAAGAAACTTGTCCGAAAGGGTATGCCGCCTCGAATGAAGCTTGTTCAAAACGCGGAAGACCATGATGATTGACAGGACGTCCTTCATAATGCAAATATTCATGCGAATATAAAGGTCCTGCCAGCAATGTGGTAGTCGCTTTCTGGTTTTGCGGTTTGGCATAGATTGCAAAGAAAGGAGCATTGTTCCCTGTGGTTACTGTGCTGTATTTCTTTGCCGGGACATTCATTATTTCCCAGTCGCGTAGTTCTCCACGCCCTCCGAGCGATACTGTACCAGTTCCGATACCTCCTAAAGGTAACGCAATTTGGTAAAGATGTTCCTTGTCATATTTCTTTAATACAGGCCATTGTTGCGGCTTCCATTCTTGAGCCTGGACCGTAATAATACCGGAAAGCAATGCTCCGGTTGCAATTAAATAGAGTTTATTCATATCGTAAATATAGTTTTATGTGAGTTCACGATTAGATCAACCGTATCAAAATTCCAATATCCTTTTATTAGAATTTAATGGTAATATTTTTTTTATTTCCCAAATGGGTTTGTACGGTAAAGATAACTAATTTAGTGATTATAACAAATTTTGTTACAGTTACCATAGGCTTTTACTTCTACCTTCGCCCTAAACTCCTGTAAATGATCAATAAGGATGGAATGTTGTTATTGTCGGATTCAAATAGATTGGCAATATTTGCATAAACTCATAATTATATGAATAAGGAGGGGTGGCTAAAAGTCGGGGTGGTAGGTGTGCCTATCTGTGCATATATTATGCTTGTGCATTTACCTACCACCTCCCCCTACGGGTACTCCTCCTTCCCGAAGGAGGAGAATAGAGATACCACCGACTTGTAAATTACTACTAAATTTGAAGAAGAACCTTCTTATTTTGCTTTTTCTTCTGGTATAGAGAATAAAAATCCCCATAACCTTATCAGTTACAGGGATTTAATATGTTGTAATTGTTATAATTACTTGCTCAAAGCCTGAGCTACGTCAACAGCACAAGCTACTGTACAACCTACCATCGGGTTGTTACCAATTCCCAGGAATCCCATCATTTCTACGTGAGCAGGAACTGATGAAGAACCAGCGAACTGAGCATCTGAGTGCATACGACCCATTGTGTCTGTCATACCGTATGAAGCAGGACCGGCAGCCATGTTGTCCGGGTGAAGAGTACGACCTGTACCACCACCTGAAGCTACTGAGAAATAGGGTTTACCGGCAAGAACACGTTCTTTCTTGTAAGTACCTGCAACCGGATGTTGGAAACGAGTCGGGTTAGTAGAGTTACCTGTGATAGAAACGTCTACGCCTTCTTTCCACATGATAGCTACACCTTCACGAACGTCGTCAGCACCGTAGCATTTTACTTTTGCACGAGGACCGTCAGAGTAAGCGATTTCGCGAACAACTTTCAGTTCACCGGTAAAGTAATCGAATTGAGTCTGAACGTAAGTAAAGCCGTTGATACGAGAGATGATCTGAGCAGCGTCTTTTCCAAGACCGTTCAGGATGCAACGCAACGGTTCTTTACGTACTTTGTCTGCTTTTGCAGCGATTTTGATAGCACCTTCAGCAGCAGCGAAAGATTCGTGACCTGCAAGGAAAGCGAAACATTTAGTTTCTTCGCGCAGCAACATAGCAGCGAGGTTACCGTGGCCGATACCAACCTTACGGTCGTCAGCAACAGAACCCGGAATACAGAATGCCTGCAAACCGATACCGATAGCTTCTGCAGCTTCAGCAGCGTTTGTGCAGTTTTTCTTAAGAGCGATTGCAGTACCTACCACATAAGCCCATTTTGCGTTTTCAAAACAGATAGGCTGAGTTTCTTCACACGTTTTATAAGGATCAAGTCCGGCAGCTTCGCAGATAGCGTTAGCTTCTTCGATGTCTTTGATGCCGTTAGCGTTCAAGGCTTCGATGATACCTTTGATACGACGGTCTTGGCTTTCGAATTTTACTTCTCTAATCATAGTTTCTTTCCTCCTTATATTATTCGTGACGTGGATCAATATGTTTAACTGCTCCCTGTTCTGCTGTTACACGTCCGTAAGTACCTGTAACTTTCTTCAATGCTTCGTTTGCATCTGTTCCCTTCTTGATTTCATCCATGAACTTACCCATGTGAACGAATTCGTATCCACAGATTTCGTCATTCTTATCCAAGAAGATGTTTTTGATGTAACCTTCAGCCATTTCAAGGTAACGGGGACCCTTAGCCAAAGTACCATAAAGAGTACCTACCTGGCTACGCAGACCTTTACCTAAATCTTCCAGACCTGCACCGATGATCAAACCACCTTCAGAGAAAGCAGACTGAGTACGTCCGTAAACGATTTGCAGGAAGAGTTCGCGCATAGCAGTGTTGATTGCGTCGCAAACAAGGTCAGTGTTCAATGCTTCGAGGATCGTTTTTCCCGGAAGAATTTCGGCAGCCATAGCAGCAGAGTGAGTCATACCGGAACATCCGATAGTCTCCACCAAAGCTTCCTGGATAACGCCTTCTTTAACGTTCAGTGTCAGTTTGCAAGCACCCTGTTGAGGAGCACACCAACCGATACCGTGTGTCAAACCTGAAATATCAACGATTTCTTTTGATTTTACCCATTTGCCTTCTTCGGGTATGGGAGCCGGTCCGTGGTTAGGACCCTTCTTTACAACACACATGTGTTCCACTTCGTGTGAATAAGTCATAATTAGCTCTTTTTTTAAGTGATATAATTAAAAATACGTAGTCACGATTCTCTAAATCGCCCACAAAGGTAGTCGATTTATTTGTTTCTGCAAATCGCCTTTTATTACTTTTTTGTGAAAAGAGACAAATCGGTTTACCTTTCTCCGTCGTTTGTAAAGTCGGGATTGCATTTGTGAAAGTTTGAAGGTTGTAGAACTATCTATTCATATCTTTGTTGTTATTGAAAAACAAAAAAGTATGGAACTGGATCAAATAGATATACATTATTTAATTGCGGCAATTTGTGTCATTTCCTCTGCACTCGTTTTTTATTCGATCGGTGTCTGGGGCGAGCGACTCCAAAAGAAGCTGAAGTTCTGGCATATAGCTTTCTTTTTAATCGGATTGATAGCTGATACGGTTGGTACCAGTTTAATGGAGCATATCGCCGAACTGACTCACCTGCATGATGAGATTCATACGGTGACGGGGACTATTGCCATTCTTTTAATGTTTGTGCATGCTTTGTGGGCGATATGGACTTATGTGAAAGGTTCGGCAAAAGCTAAAAAGCATTTTAACCGTTTCAGCATTGTCGTTTGGTGTATTTGGCTTATACCTTATTTAATAGGTGTGTATATGGGAATGCGCTTACATCCATAGAATTAGTCTCCGGACAAATAGAGAATAATGGTATATCCCATAGGGAAAGTACTCAAAAGTAGTAGCTAAAATAGGGAAAGGATGCCGGTATTGTTAGGTCACCACGGCCGTGGTAAGATCTTATCATGGACGTGGAGATATCCTACCACAGCTGTGGTAACTTCTCTTCACGGCCGTGGTGACCTAACAATATCAGCACTAAATATGAACTATGAAAGGGGGATAGAAGAAGTATGCTTGCTTCTTTAGGGTATTAATCAAGGGGAAAGACGGTGATAGGTTGATAGGTTGGTGATAGGTTGCAATTAACCTGTCACCGTATGTGAAACCACGATGAATAACCACTTTGACGCTCTGCGGTGATAGGTGAAAGAGAAAATTGCATTTTTTCCTTGTGTAGAAGATAATGATTTGCATCCTTATTTGTAGTATGAGTTATTGAGATGTAGAATAAAATTCGTAGCTTTGCTGCATAATTTATTAAGAAAGAATTATGATTGAAGTTATAGAATCTGCTTTACAAAAGGCTGCGGGCGAAGGAATGGATGAATTTATCCAAGTGTTTACCGATAAATATAAGGAAGTGATTGGTGGTGAATTGACTGCTGATACGATGCCATTACTGACAGGTGAGCAGCATTCTTTGTTGGCTTACCAGATTTTCCGTGATGAAATTATGGTTGGCGGATTCTGTCAATTGATCCAGAATGGATACGGAGGATATATTTTTGATAATCCGTTTGCGAAGGTGATGCGTTTGTGGGGGGCGGATGAATTCTCGAAATTGATCTATAAAGCCAAGAAAATATTTGATGCCAATCGTAAGGACTTGGAGAAGGAGCGGACTGATGACGAATTTATGGCTATGTATGAGCAATACGAGGCTTTTGATGAGCTGGAAGAGGTTTATTTGGAAATGGAAGAACAGGTTACGGCTTTGATTGCAAGCTATGTAGACGAACATTTGGAACTTTTTGCGAAAATAATAAAGTAAGGGATGCAGTATTTTTTAAGTATCTGCATTTATCAATTGTGAATTAGAATTTATATCTTTGCAAAATCTAAAAAATATGTTTATGAAACAAATGAAATTTTTCTTGGTGGCTTTGATGGCTGTAGTAATGGGAATGTCGGTTACTTCTTGTATGAATGGGGATGATAATACACAGGTAAATGACCTTCCTGTTCTAGGTAAAGTAAAAGATAGCTTTTTGGGGTTAACTTTCACTTCATTGGATGGATTTACTTTTAAATCAAAGAATACGGTTGAAGGTACAACTAACTTTATGCCAGGTGATTTTATTGTTGCAACGTGTAGCTATGATACAGAGGTGGATATAGATTATACAACAAACACTATCAATGCAACAATCGGATCTACTGAAAAAATCTCGGGTAATGCTGTACATAGTACGACAAAAGCAGAAGATGAAGGAGAGCATCCTTCTTATGTTTCAGATAGAGGTGTCATAAGTATTACGGATTTGACTCCGGCTATGATTGATAACTATAACTTGCTTGTTCCTATTCAATATTTTGCTTTTGAGAAAATAGCCAGTCATACTTTTTTTATGGTATATTATAGTGATGAAAAAGAGCTTAAAGGTAAAACAGATTTAAAACTGTTTTTACGTCATACTTCTACAGAAGAAAAGGCTAAAGAAACTTATAGAGCTTTTTCGTATAGAGTCTTTGATATAAGAAGTGCTATAGAGGCTTATAAGAATGCAAATGAAGAAAGATATCCAAGTAATATTACGATTGTATCAGAAGCGAATTCAAGCAATAATGATGTCCCCAAGACAACAACTACAACTCCTGTGACTTATACTTTTAGAGAATAACATTGAACTACAAGGAACTATTTAACATAGCAATGAAATTGATTTCCTCTCCGGCCAAGGCCTGGGAGGAAATTTCTATGGAAGAGGATAGGCGAAAAGTTTTTATGGCTTTTGTCTATCCTATGATTGGTTTATGCGGCTTGTCCGTCTTTATCGGGTCACTATTGACCAATGGTTGGGGCGGTCCGCAAAGTTTTCAGATAGCTATGACCAATTGTTGTGCCGTAGCTGTGGCCCTGTTCGGAGGATACTTTTTGGCAGCTTATGCCATAAATGAAATGGGAATCAAGATGTTTGGCATGCATGCTAATATGCCGTTAGTGCAACAATTTGCAGGATATGCACTTGTTGTACCGTTTCTGCTTCAGATTGTCACCGGACTATTACCTGATTTTAGAATTATTGCTTGGCTGTTGCAGTTCTACATTGTCTATGTA
The nucleotide sequence above comes from Bacteroides caccae. Encoded proteins:
- a CDS encoding GGGtGRT protein, whose translation is MIREVKFESQDRRIKGIIEALNANGIKDIEEANAICEAAGLDPYKTCEETQPICFENAKWAYVVGTAIALKKNCTNAAEAAEAIGIGLQAFCIPGSVADDRKVGIGHGNLAAMLLREETKCFAFLAGHESFAAAEGAIKIAAKADKVRKEPLRCILNGLGKDAAQIISRINGFTYVQTQFDYFTGELKVVREIAYSDGPRAKVKCYGADDVREGVAIMWKEGVDVSITGNSTNPTRFQHPVAGTYKKERVLAGKPYFSVASGGGTGRTLHPDNMAAGPASYGMTDTMGRMHSDAQFAGSSSVPAHVEMMGFLGIGNNPMVGCTVACAVDVAQALSK
- a CDS encoding Yip1 family protein, which gives rise to MKLISSPAKAWEEISMEEDRRKVFMAFVYPMIGLCGLSVFIGSLLTNGWGGPQSFQIAMTNCCAVAVALFGGYFLAAYAINEMGIKMFGMHANMPLVQQFAGYALVVPFLLQIVTGLLPDFRIIAWLLQFYIVYVVWEGAPIMMKVEEKQRLKYTLLSSVLLILCPTVIQFVFNKLTAILN
- a CDS encoding DMP19 family protein gives rise to the protein MIEVIESALQKAAGEGMDEFIQVFTDKYKEVIGGELTADTMPLLTGEQHSLLAYQIFRDEIMVGGFCQLIQNGYGGYIFDNPFAKVMRLWGADEFSKLIYKAKKIFDANRKDLEKERTDDEFMAMYEQYEAFDELEEVYLEMEEQVTALIASYVDEHLELFAKIIK
- a CDS encoding FKBP-type peptidyl-prolyl cis-trans isomerase, producing MGKKKEYKEANRRFLKNLSFQEGVFALPCGIYYKILETGEGTVSPGARSIVTVHYKGSLIDGREFDNSYERSCPDALRLSDVIEGWQVALQKMHVGDKWIIYIPYTMGYGNKSVDSIPAYSTLVFEVELLGVA
- a CDS encoding HsmA family protein, yielding MELDQIDIHYLIAAICVISSALVFYSIGVWGERLQKKLKFWHIAFFLIGLIADTVGTSLMEHIAELTHLHDEIHTVTGTIAILLMFVHALWAIWTYVKGSAKAKKHFNRFSIVVWCIWLIPYLIGVYMGMRLHP
- a CDS encoding GH116 family glycosyl-hydrolase: MNKLYLIATGALLSGIITVQAQEWKPQQWPVLKKYDKEHLYQIALPLGGIGTGTVSLGGRGELRDWEIMNVPAKKYSTVTTGNNAPFFAIYAKPQNQKATTTLLAGPLYSHEYLHYEGRPVNHHGLPRFEQASFEAAYPFGQVSLSDSNLPVKVKVKGFNPFIPGDADASGLPVAVLSYEVTNTTDQPMNVSICGSIRNFIGKDGSKFRTDWKGDYIPTGAKNNKNKYVESNNIKGIYLYSDGVDKDDSAWGTVALTTQAVNGVTYRTSSKADNWNNSILNFWDDFSADGMLTERSKQEDEDPMASLSVNKTIAPQSTETFTFYITWSFPNRKAWSSVVVGNYYSNQYPDAWKAAETIIPQIPELENKTLSFINALLGTSYPEVVKEAALFNLATLRSQTVFRLPSGHMMGWEGVMDRFGSCEGSCTHVWNYETATPYLFGELAKTMRDVEFNYATKENGLMNFRASLPLSEASKGNNPAADGQMGCIMKIYREWQLSGDNDFLKNNWEQVKKVLSYAWIEKGWDGNQDGVMEGSQHNTMDVNYFGPNPQMGFWYMGALKAAEKMSIAMKDKNFAKKCRTLFEKGSEWMDENLFNGEYYEHKITDPKTFEFLDMNDPDVKIPGFQLGQGCLVDQLVGQYMAHLCGLGYLGDKKNIQTTMKSIMKYNFVEDFSRHFNNMRSYVMGDEAGLLMASWPKGRLEVPFPYFSEVMTGFEYCAAVGMLYEGMEEDALTCINAIRRRHDGAKRNPFSESECGHHYARSMASWSAIIALSEFQYSGVDKSMKITDRPGNYFWSNGYSWGTVQVTEDDVTIEVINGTLSLKSLTVGSRKGMKLKHFDFKEGDVRNIKLHK
- a CDS encoding iron-sulfur cluster assembly scaffold protein — protein: MTYSHEVEHMCVVKKGPNHGPAPIPEEGKWVKSKEIVDISGLTHGIGWCAPQQGACKLTLNVKEGVIQEALVETIGCSGMTHSAAMAAEILPGKTILEALNTDLVCDAINTAMRELFLQIVYGRTQSAFSEGGLIIGAGLEDLGKGLRSQVGTLYGTLAKGPRYLEMAEGYIKNIFLDKNDEICGYEFVHMGKFMDEIKKGTDANEALKKVTGTYGRVTAEQGAVKHIDPRHE